The Syngnathus typhle isolate RoL2023-S1 ecotype Sweden linkage group LG3, RoL_Styp_1.0, whole genome shotgun sequence genome window below encodes:
- the fam193a gene encoding protein FAM193A isoform X5, producing the protein MSPTDAKRGAKRRKNKRGGGSSCSAVCNSGTSSGVIGGKAGVASALGCAGPPTPAGFLAPATGGNIASMSGINGELKVNTSVMPQFTEGPVNADFTGVLQTPFTFGLNQRAPYTAGDRCLLCRCERSKDGPWPSEAGLPDHRNGAPESGQPPAALPLPMWVCSDCRRTVEKEDRHTALEQLGSQDFLLHMPVGNGTLGPDAAAAAAADRLSVPTPPMLPAPDLAPPVPGDTACGCEACNERRELSAESERESQQLQKHWSEVRYLVRCIYRQAGTPLADDRDHPLERDKDSMKALVDSQCMTSSTSVLRLCEKDPYQLYQRLEQQAREYVLEMKVRLLKHLSAGSKTPPGPAGAGAAAGPPQAHQFVSLLLEEYSALCQAARTISGFLLTLENEHLQKFRVTWELHNKHLFENLVFSEPILHSSLPALVAQLKHGTASHDSYSVDMYRTLLESYQRLEQDMASVAGQWQECEERIDDYVEEQLLFKVEGQSFTNQRSEPHKSPVGKNTLKTKQRLLKEDWEFFKQRRYVEEQLPNNKKLPCGDNFTDTMRMLSSRLSIPDCPNCNYRRRCTCDDCSLSHILTCGIMDSPISEDLPIKLQGDSAPQDYLTQVHPPSLSSGSSPSGSNSSSPITVQRHPRLVLPAGDGNTFVSDDDEVPPMSAKYGDMYPVSGYHDNGVATLNGHCGDVNGGVSAAQNAASPRISSSCSSTDGEEEEVSRQQETNSPPPSYNHQQQQVQVEQVQHACECHVCNQDPSASGNILGPAGCLPPGQLHSAPPPAALGNQFFTTDNGKMAATNPARPSLHLYPHIHGHLPLHNFSRPLLHPTLYPPSPPLTHNKPLPPNLTTNHSAAKQPAFGPGPPEHVYQNSFGVGGNGGDGGDCGDGGGGGGNAGDWNSSLPCLSLNFESLWDAAVMKSLDQSISQVLLPEMLQGEILDPPLADVPLPPTPAVPQADHHHHHHPLLPATSVPHPSSSSSSSLSSCSSSEARNQKKSGAKKKCLYNFQDAFMETNRVAMATSASMASVSCTATTVQSNDVFHSLGKEDHRQVSPAAPRSNPGTLPSLSAPSLPPAPAPHLPAMVPQSFPKMAAPAPDLGEIHPGLCLPPAEPAVSSSDGPLSAPPSVCSDPECEGHRCEGNRAYEHPPYDGEESQDEDSCSEHSSSTSTSTNQKEGKYCDCCYCEFFGHGGPPAAPTSRNYAEMREKLRLRLTKRKEEQPKREEHQPAPERDGTGGGGGVEDHRRVEDLLQFINSADSKPASSSKAAKRARHKQKKMEEKARQEAEAQQEEQRRRQEEEEAALQRELLRLQEHCTAKKKKKDKAKENTAPAPNNGNNPQPLKQTAQNVLDHLRNGKSHLLQSFICPKDLRPEPRANDQHGERGFSHLHNADGKVKAKPAAKLAACEHAPVKKEPEANGAVNPAETKATRSGPVEAPATPSSEARSSNRSASGKRQLKEEHRRSPLASNPSPPPHPHHPPPSQSEHTEQNGKPPGAESPQPKGKAKKNKKKKGDKMNTSIDDVFLPKDIDLDSTEMDETEREVEYFKRFCLDSARQTRQRLSINWSNFSLKKATFAAH; encoded by the exons ATGAGTCCAACTGATGCTAAGCGAGGGGCTAAACGCAGGAAGAACAAGCGGGGCGGTGGCAGTAGCTGCAGTGCTGTCTGCAATAGCGGCACCAGCAGCGGCGTCATCGGCGGCAAGGCCGGGGTCGCCTCGGCCCTCGGTTGCGCGGGACCTCCGACACCTGCCGGCTTCCTTGCACCTGCCACGGGCGGCAACATCGCTTCGATGTCGGGCATCAACGGAGAG CTCAAAGTCAACACCAGCGTCATGCCGCAGTTCACCGAAGGACCCGTCAACGCTGATTTCACCGGAGTCCTTCAG ACGCCCTTCACATTCGGCCTGAATCAGCGAGCCCCGTACACGGCCGGCGACCGCTGCCTCTTGTGCCGCTGCGAGCGCAGCAAAGACGGGCCGTGGCCCTCGGAGGCGGGACTCCCCGACCATCGGAACGGCGCGCCCGAGTCCGGCCAGCCGCCCGCCGCCCTCCCGCTGCCAATGTGGGTGTGCTCGGACTGCCGGCGCACCGTGGAGAAGGAGGACCGGCACACTGCGCTGGAGCAGCTGGGG AGTCAGGACTTTCTTTTGCACATGCCCGTGGGTAACGGCACCCTGGGCCcagacgcggcggcggcggcagcggcggacaGACTGAGCGTGCCCACGCCGCCCATGCTCCCCGCCCCCGACCTCGCCCCGCCCGTACCCGGCGACACCGCGTGCGGCTGCGAGGCCTGCAACGAGAGGCG AGAGCTCTCGGCAGAGTCGGAACGGGAGTCGCAGCAACTGCAGAAGCACTGGTCGGAGGTGCGCTACCTGGTGCGCTGCATCTACCGGCAGGCCGGGACGCCGCTGGCGGACGACCGTGACCATCCGCTGGAGCGAGACAAGGACAGCATGAAGGCGCTGGTGGACAG CCAATGCATGACATCATCAACCTCCGTCCTCAGACTCTGCGAGAAGGACCCCTACCAGCTATACCAGCGTCTGGAGCAGCAGGCACGCGAGTACGTGCTGGAGATGAAGGTGCGGCTCCTCAAGCACCTCTCGGCCGGCTCCAAGACGCCCCCGGGTCCCGCCGGGGCGGGAGCCGCGGCGGGTCCCCCGCAGGCCCACCAGTTTGTGTCCCTGCTGCTGGAGGAGTACAGCGCCCTCTGCCAGGCGGCGCGCACCATCAGCGGCTTCCTGCTCACTCTG GAGAATGAGCACCTCCAGAAATTCCGTGTGACGTGGGAGCTGCACAACAAGCACCTTTTTGAGAACCTGGTCTTCTCGGAGCCCATCTTGCACAGCAGCTTGCCCGCACTTGTTGCACAGCTCAA ACACGGCACGGCCTCGCACGACTCGTACAGCGTGGACATGTACAGGACCTTGCTGGAGAGCTACCAGCGGCTGGAGCAGGACATGGCGAGCGTGGCCGGCCAGTGGCAGGAGTGCGAGGAGCGGATCGACGACTACGTCGAGGAACAG TTATTGTTCAAAGTGGAGGGCCAGAGTTTTACCAACCAAAGAAGCGAGCCGCACAAGTCGCCGGTTGGCAAAAAC ACTCTAAAGACGAAGCAGCGACTGCTCAAAGAAGACTGGGAGTTCTTCAAGCAGCGGCGATACGTGGAAGAGCAG TTGCCCAACAATAAGAAGCTGCCGTGCGGGGACAACTTCACAGACACCATGAGAATGCTCTCGTCGCGTCTCAGCATTCCGGACTGTCCCAATTGCAATTATCGGAGAAG GTGCACGTGCGACGACTGCAGCCTCTCGCACATCCTGACGTGCGGCATCATGGACTCGCCCATCTCGGAGGACCTCCCCATCAAGCTGCAGGGCGACAGCGCCCCGCAGGACTACCTGACCCAGGTGCACCCGCCCAGCCTCTCCTCGGGCAGCTCGCCGTCGGGCTCCAACTCCAGCTCCCCCATCACCGTCCAGCGGCATCCCCGACTCGTCCTGCCCGCCGGGGACGGCAACACTTT TGTCAGCGACGACGACGAAGTGCCTCCAATGTCCGCCAAGTACGGGGACATGTACCCGGTCAGCGGCTACCATGACAACGGCGTGGCGACGCTCAACGGACACTGCGGCGACGTGAACGGCGGCGTCAGCGCGGCGCAAAATGCGGCG TCACCACGCATCAGCAGCAGCTGTAGCTCGACGGAcggcgaggaagaggaggtgagCCGGCAGCAGGAGACCAACAGTCCTCCTCCGTCGTacaaccaccagcagcagcaggtacAA GTGGAGCAGGTCCAGCACGCGTGCGAGTGCCACGTGTGTAACCAAGACCCCAGTGCCTCTGGCAACATCCTGGGCCCGGCCGGATGCCTCCCCCCCGGGCAACTCCACTCGGCGCCTCCCCCCGCCGCCTTGGGCAACCAGTTCTTCACCACGGACAACGGCAAGATGGCGGCGACCAACCCCGCCCGTCCCTCCCTCCACCTCTACCCGCACATTCACGGACACCTGCCATTGCACAACTTCTCCCGACCGCTGCTGCACCCCACTCTTTACCCGCCCAGTCCTCCCCTCACGCACAACAAG CCTTTGCCACCCAACCTCACGACCAACCACTCGGCTGCCAAGCAGCCGGCCTTCGGCCCCGGGCCGCCCGAGCATGTGTACCAGAACAGCTTTGGCGTCGGGGGCAACGGAGGAGACGGCGGCGATtgcggcgacggcggcggcggcggaggcaaCGCGGGCGACTGGAACAGCTCGCTGCCGTGCCTCTCGCTCAACTTTGAAAGCCTGTGGGACGCTGCCGTGATGAAGAGCTtggatcaatcaatcagtcaagtGCTGCTGCCAGAGATGCTTCAAG GGGAAATTCTGGACCCTCCCCTGGCCGACGTCCCTCTCCCGCCAACGCCGGCGGTCCCCCAAGCggaccaccatcaccaccaccaccccttgCTACCCGCCACCTCCGTCCCCCacccgtcgtcgtcgtcgtcctcgtccCTGTCCTCGTGCTCGTCGTCCGAGGCCCGCAATCAGAAAAAGAGCGGCGCCAAGAAGAAGTGTCTGTACAACTTCCAAGATGCCTTCATGGAGACCAACCGGGTGGCGATGGCGACGTCGGCGTCCATGGCGTCCGTGTCGTGCACCGCCACCACTGTCCAGTCAA ATGACGTATTTCACAGTTTAGGTAAAGAGGACCACAGGCAAGTCTCCCCGGCCGCCCCCCGAAGCAACCCCGGCACGCTCCCGTCGCTTTCTGCTCCTTCCCTTCCGCCGGCCCCCGCCCCGCACCTCCCCGCCATGGTGCCGCAGTCCTtccccaaaatggccgcccccgcgCCGGACCTGGGGGAGATCCACCCCGGGCTGTGCCTGCCGCCGGCCGAGCCGGCCGTCTCCTCGTCGGACGGTCCGCTCAGCGCCCCGCCCAGCGTCTGCAG CGATCCCGAATGCGAGGGTCACCGCTGCGAGGGGAACAGGGCGTACGAGCACCCGCCCTACGACGGCGAGGAGAGCCAGGATGAGGACAGCTGTTCGGAGCACAGCTCCTCCACGTCCACCTCCACCAACCAGAAGGAAGGAAAGTACTGTGACTGCTGCTACTGCGAGTTCTTCGGGCACGGCGGG CCTCCGGCGGCGCCGACCAGCCGCAACTACGCGGAAATGCGCGAGAAGCTGCGCCTCCGCCTTACCAAACGCAAGGAGGAGCAGCCCAAACGCGAGGAGCATCAGCCGGCGCCCGAGCGCGACGGcacgggcggcggcggcggcgtggagGACCACCGGCGGGTGGAGGACTTGCTGCAGTTCATCAACAGCGCCGACAGCAAGCCGGCGTCCAGCTCCAAAGCGGCCAAGCGGGCTCGCCACAAACAGAAGAAGATGGAGGAGAAGGCCCGGCAGGAGGCCGAGGCGCAGCAGGAGGAGCAGCGCAGGcggcaggaagaggaagaggcggCGCTCCAACGCGAGCTCCTCCGGCTGCAGGAGCACTGCACggccaaaaagaagaagaaggacaaaGCCAAGGAGAACACGGCGCCCGCGCCAAACAACGGCAACAACCCGCAGCCTCTCAAGCAGACAGCCCAGAACGTGCTGGACCACCTGCGTAACGGCAAGTCGCACCTGCTCCAGAGCTTCATCTGCCCCAAGGACCTCCGGCCGGAACCCCGAGCCAACGACCAGCACGGCGAGCGGGGCTTCTCGCACCTCCACAACGCCGACGGCAAGGTGAAAGCCAAGCCGGCGGCCAAGCTCGCGGCTTGCGAGCACGCTCCCGTCAAGAAGGAGCCGGAAGCCAACGGCGCCGTCAACCCCGCAGAGACCAAAGCCACGCGCAGCGGGCCCGTCGAGGCGCCCGCAACTCCCTCCTCGGAAGCCAGGAGCAGCAACCGGAGCGCCAGTGGGAAGAGGCAGCTGAAGGAAGAGCACCGGCGCAGCCCGCTGGCGTCCAacccctcgccgccgccgcatccTCATCATCCTCCCCCCTCCCAGTCGGAACACACGGAGCAGAACGGTAAACCCCCCGGCGCAGAGTCCCCCCAACCCAAAGGCAAAGCcaagaagaacaaaaagaagaagGGGGACAAGATGAACACCTCCATAG ATGACGTGTTCCTGCCCAAAGACATCGATCTGGACAGCACCGAGATGGACGAGACGGAGCGAGAGGTGGAGTATTTCAAAAG GTTCTGTTTGGACTCGGCCCGGCAGACGCGTCAGCGGCTGTCCATCAACTGGTCCAACTTTAGCTTGAAAAAGGCCACCTTCGCAGCACACTAA
- the fam193a gene encoding protein FAM193A isoform X7 has translation MSPTDAKRGAKRRKNKRGGGSSCSAVCNSGTSSGVIGGKAGVASALGCAGPPTPAGFLAPATGGNIASMSGINGELKVNTSVMPQFTEGPVNADFTGVLQTPFTFGLNQRAPYTAGDRCLLCRCERSKDGPWPSEAGLPDHRNGAPESGQPPAALPLPMWVCSDCRRTVEKEDRHTALEQLGSQDFLLHMPVGNGTLGPDAAAAAAADRLSVPTPPMLPAPDLAPPVPGDTACGCEACNERRELSAESERESQQLQKHWSEVRYLVRCIYRQAGTPLADDRDHPLERDKDSMKALVDRLCEKDPYQLYQRLEQQAREYVLEMKVRLLKHLSAGSKTPPGPAGAGAAAGPPQAHQFVSLLLEEYSALCQAARTISGFLLTLENEHLQKFRVTWELHNKHLFENLVFSEPILHSSLPALVAQLKHGTASHDSYSVDMYRTLLESYQRLEQDMASVAGQWQECEERIDDYVEEQTLKTKQRLLKEDWEFFKQRRYVEEQLPNNKKLPCGDNFTDTMRMLSSRLSIPDCPNCNYRRRCTCDDCSLSHILTCGIMDSPISEDLPIKLQGDSAPQDYLTQVHPPSLSSGSSPSGSNSSSPITVQRHPRLVLPAGDGNTFVSDDDEVPPMSAKYGDMYPVSGYHDNGVATLNGHCGDVNGGVSAAQNAASPRISSSCSSTDGEEEEVSRQQETNSPPPSYNHQQQQVQVEQVQHACECHVCNQDPSASGNILGPAGCLPPGQLHSAPPPAALGNQFFTTDNGKMAATNPARPSLHLYPHIHGHLPLHNFSRPLLHPTLYPPSPPLTHNKPLPPNLTTNHSAAKQPAFGPGPPEHVYQNSFGVGGNGGDGGDCGDGGGGGGNAGDWNSSLPCLSLNFESLWDAAVMKSLDQSISQVLLPEMLQGEILDPPLADVPLPPTPAVPQADHHHHHHPLLPATSVPHPSSSSSSSLSSCSSSEARNQKKSGAKKKCLYNFQDAFMETNRVAMATSASMASVSCTATTVQSSNNLPIHLASKTSLDDVFHSLGKEDHRQVSPAAPRSNPGTLPSLSAPSLPPAPAPHLPAMVPQSFPKMAAPAPDLGEIHPGLCLPPAEPAVSSSDGPLSAPPSVCSDPECEGHRCEGNRAYEHPPYDGEESQDEDSCSEHSSSTSTSTNQKEGKYCDCCYCEFFGHGGPPAAPTSRNYAEMREKLRLRLTKRKEEQPKREEHQPAPERDGTGGGGGVEDHRRVEDLLQFINSADSKPASSSKAAKRARHKQKKMEEKARQEAEAQQEEQRRRQEEEEAALQRELLRLQEHCTAKKKKKDKAKENTAPAPNNGNNPQPLKQTAQNVLDHLRNGKSHLLQSFICPKDLRPEPRANDQHGERGFSHLHNADGKVKAKPAAKLAACEHAPVKKEPEANGAVNPAETKATRSGPVEAPATPSSEARSSNRSASGKRQLKEEHRRSPLASNPSPPPHPHHPPPSQSEHTEQNGKPPGAESPQPKGKAKKNKKKKGDKMNTSIDDVFLPKDIDLDSTEMDETEREVEYFKRFCLDSARQTRQRLSINWSNFSLKKATFAAH, from the exons ATGAGTCCAACTGATGCTAAGCGAGGGGCTAAACGCAGGAAGAACAAGCGGGGCGGTGGCAGTAGCTGCAGTGCTGTCTGCAATAGCGGCACCAGCAGCGGCGTCATCGGCGGCAAGGCCGGGGTCGCCTCGGCCCTCGGTTGCGCGGGACCTCCGACACCTGCCGGCTTCCTTGCACCTGCCACGGGCGGCAACATCGCTTCGATGTCGGGCATCAACGGAGAG CTCAAAGTCAACACCAGCGTCATGCCGCAGTTCACCGAAGGACCCGTCAACGCTGATTTCACCGGAGTCCTTCAG ACGCCCTTCACATTCGGCCTGAATCAGCGAGCCCCGTACACGGCCGGCGACCGCTGCCTCTTGTGCCGCTGCGAGCGCAGCAAAGACGGGCCGTGGCCCTCGGAGGCGGGACTCCCCGACCATCGGAACGGCGCGCCCGAGTCCGGCCAGCCGCCCGCCGCCCTCCCGCTGCCAATGTGGGTGTGCTCGGACTGCCGGCGCACCGTGGAGAAGGAGGACCGGCACACTGCGCTGGAGCAGCTGGGG AGTCAGGACTTTCTTTTGCACATGCCCGTGGGTAACGGCACCCTGGGCCcagacgcggcggcggcggcagcggcggacaGACTGAGCGTGCCCACGCCGCCCATGCTCCCCGCCCCCGACCTCGCCCCGCCCGTACCCGGCGACACCGCGTGCGGCTGCGAGGCCTGCAACGAGAGGCG AGAGCTCTCGGCAGAGTCGGAACGGGAGTCGCAGCAACTGCAGAAGCACTGGTCGGAGGTGCGCTACCTGGTGCGCTGCATCTACCGGCAGGCCGGGACGCCGCTGGCGGACGACCGTGACCATCCGCTGGAGCGAGACAAGGACAGCATGAAGGCGCTGGTGGACAG ACTCTGCGAGAAGGACCCCTACCAGCTATACCAGCGTCTGGAGCAGCAGGCACGCGAGTACGTGCTGGAGATGAAGGTGCGGCTCCTCAAGCACCTCTCGGCCGGCTCCAAGACGCCCCCGGGTCCCGCCGGGGCGGGAGCCGCGGCGGGTCCCCCGCAGGCCCACCAGTTTGTGTCCCTGCTGCTGGAGGAGTACAGCGCCCTCTGCCAGGCGGCGCGCACCATCAGCGGCTTCCTGCTCACTCTG GAGAATGAGCACCTCCAGAAATTCCGTGTGACGTGGGAGCTGCACAACAAGCACCTTTTTGAGAACCTGGTCTTCTCGGAGCCCATCTTGCACAGCAGCTTGCCCGCACTTGTTGCACAGCTCAA ACACGGCACGGCCTCGCACGACTCGTACAGCGTGGACATGTACAGGACCTTGCTGGAGAGCTACCAGCGGCTGGAGCAGGACATGGCGAGCGTGGCCGGCCAGTGGCAGGAGTGCGAGGAGCGGATCGACGACTACGTCGAGGAACAG ACTCTAAAGACGAAGCAGCGACTGCTCAAAGAAGACTGGGAGTTCTTCAAGCAGCGGCGATACGTGGAAGAGCAG TTGCCCAACAATAAGAAGCTGCCGTGCGGGGACAACTTCACAGACACCATGAGAATGCTCTCGTCGCGTCTCAGCATTCCGGACTGTCCCAATTGCAATTATCGGAGAAG GTGCACGTGCGACGACTGCAGCCTCTCGCACATCCTGACGTGCGGCATCATGGACTCGCCCATCTCGGAGGACCTCCCCATCAAGCTGCAGGGCGACAGCGCCCCGCAGGACTACCTGACCCAGGTGCACCCGCCCAGCCTCTCCTCGGGCAGCTCGCCGTCGGGCTCCAACTCCAGCTCCCCCATCACCGTCCAGCGGCATCCCCGACTCGTCCTGCCCGCCGGGGACGGCAACACTTT TGTCAGCGACGACGACGAAGTGCCTCCAATGTCCGCCAAGTACGGGGACATGTACCCGGTCAGCGGCTACCATGACAACGGCGTGGCGACGCTCAACGGACACTGCGGCGACGTGAACGGCGGCGTCAGCGCGGCGCAAAATGCGGCG TCACCACGCATCAGCAGCAGCTGTAGCTCGACGGAcggcgaggaagaggaggtgagCCGGCAGCAGGAGACCAACAGTCCTCCTCCGTCGTacaaccaccagcagcagcaggtacAA GTGGAGCAGGTCCAGCACGCGTGCGAGTGCCACGTGTGTAACCAAGACCCCAGTGCCTCTGGCAACATCCTGGGCCCGGCCGGATGCCTCCCCCCCGGGCAACTCCACTCGGCGCCTCCCCCCGCCGCCTTGGGCAACCAGTTCTTCACCACGGACAACGGCAAGATGGCGGCGACCAACCCCGCCCGTCCCTCCCTCCACCTCTACCCGCACATTCACGGACACCTGCCATTGCACAACTTCTCCCGACCGCTGCTGCACCCCACTCTTTACCCGCCCAGTCCTCCCCTCACGCACAACAAG CCTTTGCCACCCAACCTCACGACCAACCACTCGGCTGCCAAGCAGCCGGCCTTCGGCCCCGGGCCGCCCGAGCATGTGTACCAGAACAGCTTTGGCGTCGGGGGCAACGGAGGAGACGGCGGCGATtgcggcgacggcggcggcggcggaggcaaCGCGGGCGACTGGAACAGCTCGCTGCCGTGCCTCTCGCTCAACTTTGAAAGCCTGTGGGACGCTGCCGTGATGAAGAGCTtggatcaatcaatcagtcaagtGCTGCTGCCAGAGATGCTTCAAG GGGAAATTCTGGACCCTCCCCTGGCCGACGTCCCTCTCCCGCCAACGCCGGCGGTCCCCCAAGCggaccaccatcaccaccaccaccccttgCTACCCGCCACCTCCGTCCCCCacccgtcgtcgtcgtcgtcctcgtccCTGTCCTCGTGCTCGTCGTCCGAGGCCCGCAATCAGAAAAAGAGCGGCGCCAAGAAGAAGTGTCTGTACAACTTCCAAGATGCCTTCATGGAGACCAACCGGGTGGCGATGGCGACGTCGGCGTCCATGGCGTCCGTGTCGTGCACCGCCACCACTGTCCAGTCAAGTAATAACCTACCTATCCACCTAGCATCTAAAACCTCCTTAG ATGACGTATTTCACAGTTTAGGTAAAGAGGACCACAGGCAAGTCTCCCCGGCCGCCCCCCGAAGCAACCCCGGCACGCTCCCGTCGCTTTCTGCTCCTTCCCTTCCGCCGGCCCCCGCCCCGCACCTCCCCGCCATGGTGCCGCAGTCCTtccccaaaatggccgcccccgcgCCGGACCTGGGGGAGATCCACCCCGGGCTGTGCCTGCCGCCGGCCGAGCCGGCCGTCTCCTCGTCGGACGGTCCGCTCAGCGCCCCGCCCAGCGTCTGCAG CGATCCCGAATGCGAGGGTCACCGCTGCGAGGGGAACAGGGCGTACGAGCACCCGCCCTACGACGGCGAGGAGAGCCAGGATGAGGACAGCTGTTCGGAGCACAGCTCCTCCACGTCCACCTCCACCAACCAGAAGGAAGGAAAGTACTGTGACTGCTGCTACTGCGAGTTCTTCGGGCACGGCGGG CCTCCGGCGGCGCCGACCAGCCGCAACTACGCGGAAATGCGCGAGAAGCTGCGCCTCCGCCTTACCAAACGCAAGGAGGAGCAGCCCAAACGCGAGGAGCATCAGCCGGCGCCCGAGCGCGACGGcacgggcggcggcggcggcgtggagGACCACCGGCGGGTGGAGGACTTGCTGCAGTTCATCAACAGCGCCGACAGCAAGCCGGCGTCCAGCTCCAAAGCGGCCAAGCGGGCTCGCCACAAACAGAAGAAGATGGAGGAGAAGGCCCGGCAGGAGGCCGAGGCGCAGCAGGAGGAGCAGCGCAGGcggcaggaagaggaagaggcggCGCTCCAACGCGAGCTCCTCCGGCTGCAGGAGCACTGCACggccaaaaagaagaagaaggacaaaGCCAAGGAGAACACGGCGCCCGCGCCAAACAACGGCAACAACCCGCAGCCTCTCAAGCAGACAGCCCAGAACGTGCTGGACCACCTGCGTAACGGCAAGTCGCACCTGCTCCAGAGCTTCATCTGCCCCAAGGACCTCCGGCCGGAACCCCGAGCCAACGACCAGCACGGCGAGCGGGGCTTCTCGCACCTCCACAACGCCGACGGCAAGGTGAAAGCCAAGCCGGCGGCCAAGCTCGCGGCTTGCGAGCACGCTCCCGTCAAGAAGGAGCCGGAAGCCAACGGCGCCGTCAACCCCGCAGAGACCAAAGCCACGCGCAGCGGGCCCGTCGAGGCGCCCGCAACTCCCTCCTCGGAAGCCAGGAGCAGCAACCGGAGCGCCAGTGGGAAGAGGCAGCTGAAGGAAGAGCACCGGCGCAGCCCGCTGGCGTCCAacccctcgccgccgccgcatccTCATCATCCTCCCCCCTCCCAGTCGGAACACACGGAGCAGAACGGTAAACCCCCCGGCGCAGAGTCCCCCCAACCCAAAGGCAAAGCcaagaagaacaaaaagaagaagGGGGACAAGATGAACACCTCCATAG ATGACGTGTTCCTGCCCAAAGACATCGATCTGGACAGCACCGAGATGGACGAGACGGAGCGAGAGGTGGAGTATTTCAAAAG GTTCTGTTTGGACTCGGCCCGGCAGACGCGTCAGCGGCTGTCCATCAACTGGTCCAACTTTAGCTTGAAAAAGGCCACCTTCGCAGCACACTAA